In Candidatus Poribacteria bacterium, the following are encoded in one genomic region:
- a CDS encoding methyltransferase domain-containing protein, with the protein MEITRPRQYWDDYASRFKNRSLAETYELRPPYPDETYEILLNLLGEPRGRVLDVGCGPGKIARVLVDHVEGVDAVDFSQEMIRVGKSLINGYHPNLRWIVGPIEEVQLSPPYDMVTAGASIHWMEWNVVFPRFKEVLTTDGYLVIIDGDRPIESPWHDAELSLIHKYSTNRHHEQIDLIQELVNRGHLELVGDKRTTPVSFSQSLTDYVQSFHSRESMSKEHMGEENVKAFDTELSHILSDFVDDEGFLSFQLEARVTWGRPLT; encoded by the coding sequence ATGGAAATCACAAGACCGCGACAATACTGGGACGATTACGCATCACGATTCAAAAACCGAAGCTTAGCAGAAACATACGAACTCCGACCTCCGTATCCAGATGAAACCTATGAGATACTTCTAAATTTGCTCGGAGAACCTCGCGGGAGAGTTCTGGATGTCGGATGTGGTCCAGGAAAGATTGCACGGGTACTCGTGGATCATGTAGAAGGCGTTGATGCGGTTGACTTCTCACAGGAAATGATCCGAGTAGGAAAGTCCCTCATCAACGGCTATCACCCAAACCTCCGATGGATCGTTGGACCTATCGAGGAGGTGCAGCTGTCCCCGCCCTACGATATGGTAACGGCTGGTGCCAGTATCCATTGGATGGAGTGGAATGTGGTTTTTCCAAGATTCAAGGAGGTGCTGACGACGGATGGGTATCTCGTAATCATTGATGGGGATCGTCCTATTGAATCACCTTGGCATGACGCAGAACTTTCACTAATCCATAAGTATTCCACTAATAGACATCATGAGCAGATCGATCTGATTCAAGAACTTGTGAATAGGGGGCATCTGGAATTGGTTGGAGATAAACGGACGACACCGGTGAGTTTCTCACAATCGCTTACAGACTATGTTCAGTCTTTTCATTCAAGGGAAAGTATGTCCAAAGAGCACATGGGAGAGGAAAACGTCAAAGCATTTGACACCGAACTGTCGCATATCTTGTCTGACTTTGTTGATGATGAAGGTTTCCTCAGTTTCCAGTTAGAAGCGAGGGTTACTTGGGGAAGACCACTGACATAA
- a CDS encoding DUF123 domain-containing protein — protein MEIPSIHIIGDDSQAGTYILGIRLKENTTLQFGRFKKGKRISLPVGDYVYVGSALSEKGETSLARRLIRHATRSGDKPPHAIREKMVNQFHGCGLGPPDPFPKNGKKLFWNVDFLLDLQLTEIVNVIAIRSPERLEYTLAELLERDTDTQIIEKGLGANDAPRNTHLLRVPTDETWWTSLADSIQENFVYQADNVES, from the coding sequence ATGGAAATTCCGAGCATCCATATCATCGGCGATGATTCACAGGCAGGAACATACATCTTGGGAATCCGCCTTAAAGAGAACACCACATTACAATTCGGACGGTTCAAGAAAGGCAAACGGATTTCATTGCCCGTTGGTGATTATGTTTATGTCGGTTCCGCGCTATCAGAAAAAGGCGAGACTTCGTTGGCACGACGGCTCATTCGGCACGCAACGCGGAGCGGTGATAAACCGCCACATGCTATCCGAGAAAAAATGGTAAACCAATTCCATGGTTGTGGCTTGGGACCGCCTGACCCATTCCCAAAAAACGGAAAAAAATTGTTCTGGAACGTTGACTTTCTGTTGGATTTACAATTAACTGAAATTGTCAATGTCATCGCAATTCGTTCGCCTGAACGCTTGGAATATACACTTGCAGAATTACTGGAACGCGACACAGACACACAGATAATTGAAAAAGGTTTAGGCGCGAATGATGCACCCCGCAACACCCATCTACTGCGTGTTCCCACAGATGAAACGTGGTGGACATCGCTCGCTGATAGTATACAAGAAAATTTTGTATATCAAGCGGACAACGTTGAAAGTTGA
- a CDS encoding aminopeptidase produces the protein MHDPRLDELANVLTTHSTKVQPGEFVLIEGIDIPQEMVIALIRAVRKAGGIPLVELKQNRIQREIILGGDDAGIKLMGEYEIYRMRKVQAYIGIRGSHNITEMSDVPSEAIQRYQKYWLRPLNDIRVPQTKWVVLRWPHPAMAQQAKMSTEAFEDYYFDVCTLDYSRMERAMAPLKVLMEETDEVHIVGEGTDLRFSIKDIPVIPCAGEYNIPDGECFTSPVRDSVNGTIHFNTPTIYQGTTFTDIRLRFEKGKIVEATANSTERLNAILDTDEGARYIGEFAIAFNPYITNPMLDILFDEKIAGSFHFTPGQAYEEADNGNRSAVHWDMVMIQAPEHGGGEMSFDGNLIRKDGRFVHPALEALNPENLK, from the coding sequence ATGCACGACCCACGACTTGATGAACTCGCAAACGTTCTCACGACCCATTCCACCAAAGTCCAACCCGGCGAATTTGTACTCATCGAAGGCATTGATATTCCACAAGAGATGGTTATTGCCCTCATTCGCGCCGTGCGGAAAGCGGGTGGGATTCCACTTGTTGAACTCAAGCAAAACCGTATCCAACGTGAGATCATTCTTGGCGGAGACGATGCTGGCATAAAATTGATGGGTGAATACGAAATATATCGTATGAGAAAGGTACAGGCGTATATAGGGATTCGTGGGAGCCATAATATCACGGAGATGTCGGATGTCCCGTCAGAGGCAATACAACGCTATCAAAAATATTGGCTCCGGCCCCTTAATGATATCCGTGTACCCCAGACAAAATGGGTTGTGCTACGATGGCCCCACCCCGCAATGGCACAGCAGGCGAAGATGAGCACGGAGGCGTTTGAGGATTACTACTTTGACGTTTGCACGCTCGACTACAGTCGAATGGAACGCGCCATGGCACCCCTCAAGGTTCTAATGGAGGAAACGGATGAAGTCCATATTGTCGGGGAGGGTACCGATTTACGGTTCAGTATTAAGGACATCCCTGTTATTCCTTGTGCGGGTGAATATAATATACCTGACGGAGAATGCTTCACCTCTCCTGTCCGCGATTCTGTCAACGGAACGATCCATTTTAATACACCCACAATCTATCAGGGGACAACCTTTACGGATATTCGACTCCGTTTTGAAAAGGGTAAAATCGTTGAAGCAACGGCGAATAGTACCGAAAGGCTGAACGCCATCCTTGATACGGACGAAGGCGCACGTTATATCGGCGAGTTTGCTATTGCCTTCAACCCGTACATCACAAATCCGATGCTCGATATTCTGTTCGATGAGAAGATCGCAGGCTCTTTTCATTTCACACCCGGTCAGGCTTATGAGGAAGCAGACAACGGGAATCGATCCGCTGTCCATTGGGATATGGTGATGATTCAGGCACCGGAACACGGTGGTGGGGAAATGTCCTTTGACGGAAACCTGATTCGGAAAGACGGACGATTTGTCCATCCAGCACTGGAAGCATTAAACCCGGAGAATTTAAAATGA
- a CDS encoding sulfatase-like hydrolase/transferase — translation MAQSPNILFLLTDQQRFDSLGCNGAPICRTPAVDEIAATGMRFTNAYTPIALCSPARGSLLTGLYPHNHGQLSNMGNFNGVFANQILDKPAYPKLLTETGYRVSCIGKWHLAKQGDTEFWGYDKWHPYNEWHQWLRDDGIDFRIDRDAVQPFEWGGEAPFYGRLPLPVERTMEAWTADKAIELIDGYSDSEQPFMIAANFFGPHFPYAVPAPYDTMYDPDTVERWGNFDEQFINKPLIQQKEMLRWNASHLTWPDWQKVIAAYWGFCTFIDDQVRRILDCLEASGMAENTVVVFSTDHGDMLGSHRLFNKGFHMYEETHHIPLVIRWPGATSPGTTCDEFVNLVDLMPTFLELGGAETPDNLDGRSIVPLLRGETVADWPDDVFAEFHGYEPTLATVRMVRTDSWKYVYNPYSEDELYDMKSDPHELHNLANQLGYKHVLRRMKARMVDRLRETKDNIVTDGGWQSNSFDLLISGRER, via the coding sequence ATGGCACAATCTCCTAATATTCTCTTTCTTCTTACCGACCAACAACGTTTCGATTCACTCGGTTGCAACGGTGCGCCAATTTGCCGAACACCTGCTGTTGACGAGATCGCTGCGACAGGTATGCGGTTCACAAACGCCTATACGCCTATAGCACTCTGCTCTCCTGCGCGCGGTTCACTGCTCACCGGACTCTATCCGCATAACCACGGGCAGCTGTCGAACATGGGGAATTTCAACGGCGTATTTGCAAACCAGATTCTCGACAAACCCGCATATCCAAAACTTCTAACAGAAACAGGTTATCGCGTAAGTTGCATAGGTAAATGGCATCTCGCCAAGCAAGGCGACACGGAGTTCTGGGGCTATGACAAATGGCATCCTTATAATGAGTGGCATCAGTGGCTCCGTGACGACGGCATTGACTTCCGAATTGATAGAGACGCTGTCCAACCCTTTGAATGGGGTGGTGAGGCACCTTTCTATGGCAGACTTCCGCTCCCTGTTGAACGGACGATGGAAGCGTGGACAGCTGATAAAGCAATTGAATTAATCGATGGTTATTCGGATTCTGAGCAACCCTTTATGATTGCTGCGAACTTCTTCGGACCTCATTTCCCGTACGCCGTGCCAGCACCTTATGATACGATGTACGATCCGGACACCGTTGAACGGTGGGGCAACTTTGATGAACAGTTCATCAACAAACCCCTCATCCAGCAGAAGGAGATGCTCCGATGGAACGCCAGCCACCTCACCTGGCCCGATTGGCAGAAGGTTATCGCTGCGTATTGGGGATTCTGTACCTTCATTGACGATCAGGTGCGACGAATTCTCGACTGCCTTGAAGCCAGTGGTATGGCGGAAAATACCGTCGTCGTCTTTTCAACTGACCACGGGGATATGCTCGGCAGCCATCGGCTTTTCAATAAAGGTTTTCACATGTACGAGGAGACGCACCACATTCCGCTCGTGATCCGTTGGCCCGGCGCAACATCACCCGGCACAACGTGTGATGAATTTGTGAATCTTGTAGATCTCATGCCCACGTTTTTGGAACTCGGTGGTGCAGAAACCCCTGATAATCTTGATGGTAGATCAATTGTTCCACTTTTGAGAGGTGAAACGGTAGCGGACTGGCCCGATGATGTGTTCGCCGAATTTCACGGGTACGAGCCGACACTTGCTACTGTCAGGATGGTGCGGACGGATTCATGGAAGTACGTCTACAATCCGTACAGCGAGGATGAACTCTACGACATGAAGAGCGATCCGCACGAACTCCATAACTTAGCGAACCAACTCGGTTACAAGCATGTGCTCCGTCGAATGAAGGCGCGTATGGTCGATCGTTTACGTGAGACAAAGGACAACATCGTCACGGACGGCGGATGGCAGAGCAATTCCTTTGACCTGCTCATTTCAGGGCGGGAGCGGTAG
- a CDS encoding YCF48-related protein yields the protein MVRTIISLFGVFIGLALLFSFIRVSDADWTVLREDDILRGDGIEGMLQDVYFMDDQNGLVVGDGGLMLKTSDGGKTWEKVEIDMRPPGAGQRPGGGGGGPPGGGFGRGGPAPLYNIYFVNENVGYITGGRGTILKTEDGGKTWARKMATSDTPGRGGRRGGIRANLMGIQMISETIGFIAGSENTILKTTDGGETWVGSSERARVGETRNNLENIWFVSPTTGWVIGSFGTLLHTADGGENWEKRDPGFDNNLFGIHFLDENTGWICGQEGLILHTADGGATWSQQKAESFDDLHDIIFVDAMVGWAVGGYNSILHTTDGGKTWAVSNIPGGATFKGVHATDQNHCWTINDWGVIAGYKAE from the coding sequence ATGGTCAGAACAATTATCAGTCTCTTTGGGGTGTTTATTGGACTTGCACTCCTCTTTTCTTTTATTCGAGTATCCGATGCGGATTGGACCGTCCTGCGGGAAGATGATATCCTCCGTGGCGACGGTATTGAAGGTATGCTACAGGATGTCTATTTCATGGATGATCAGAACGGTTTGGTCGTTGGAGACGGTGGACTCATGTTGAAGACATCGGATGGCGGTAAAACGTGGGAGAAAGTGGAAATTGATATGCGTCCCCCGGGTGCTGGACAAAGACCCGGTGGTGGAGGCGGCGGACCTCCGGGTGGTGGCTTCGGTCGCGGCGGTCCTGCTCCCCTCTATAATATCTACTTCGTAAATGAAAACGTTGGGTATATCACAGGCGGTAGAGGCACCATCCTGAAAACTGAAGATGGTGGTAAAACCTGGGCACGGAAAATGGCGACGAGTGATACCCCTGGACGTGGCGGAAGACGAGGCGGTATTCGCGCCAATTTGATGGGTATCCAGATGATTAGTGAAACAATCGGTTTCATCGCCGGATCGGAGAATACGATTCTCAAAACAACCGATGGCGGCGAAACTTGGGTCGGCAGCTCAGAGCGAGCACGCGTCGGTGAGACGCGAAACAACCTTGAGAATATCTGGTTCGTTTCGCCTACAACTGGCTGGGTTATCGGCTCATTCGGTACACTCCTACATACCGCTGATGGCGGTGAAAATTGGGAAAAACGCGATCCAGGCTTTGATAATAACCTCTTCGGTATCCATTTCCTTGATGAAAACACAGGTTGGATTTGTGGGCAGGAGGGCTTAATCCTGCATACCGCCGATGGTGGTGCCACATGGAGTCAACAGAAAGCGGAATCCTTTGACGATCTCCACGATATTATCTTCGTTGATGCGATGGTCGGTTGGGCAGTCGGCGGTTACAACTCTATTTTACATACCACCGATGGCGGTAAAACATGGGCAGTATCGAATATACCCGGCGGCGCGACCTTCAAAGGCGTTCATGCCACAGATCAGAATCACTGTTGGACAATTAACGATTGGGGCGTCATCGCCGGATACAAAGCAGAATAG
- a CDS encoding Gfo/Idh/MocA family oxidoreductase, translating to MSELKGHKVTMLGTGLIGMFYTMTLHNQRGADRVHAVYSRREERATAFAEEWNIPHATTDLAEAINHPETDTVVIGLPNNLHLKAVELAAEAGKGILCTKPLGRTAEEAKAMLDIVENTGVFGGYLEDLVYPPKTLKALESVQNGALGKILWVRSRETHPGPHSDWFWDLEQAGGGAIVDMGCHCIEIIRNFVGKNNKPLEVMCWADTLVHPIDAEDHGIALIRFESGAMGQFEVGWAFRGGMDLRDEVSGSEGTIWLNHWLRTGYEMFTAVGQGGYVAEKAESDTGWLFPVGDEVAELGYRDMFLDMFNAIDEGREPMETFYDGYVVNAIIDACYKSAKSKQWEAVEIEDWRGTTETTDAQADQSDTDERYAHLKDERMPDGRMKRIFRDRQTGEIIERVED from the coding sequence ATGTCAGAACTGAAGGGTCATAAAGTTACAATGCTCGGCACAGGGCTCATCGGTATGTTCTACACGATGACGCTCCACAACCAGCGGGGCGCAGACCGTGTCCATGCTGTCTACTCTCGGCGTGAGGAACGCGCAACCGCGTTCGCCGAAGAGTGGAACATCCCTCATGCAACAACCGATTTGGCAGAAGCCATCAACCATCCTGAGACGGATACTGTTGTCATTGGATTGCCCAACAACTTACACCTGAAAGCCGTTGAACTCGCTGCAGAGGCAGGCAAAGGTATCCTCTGCACGAAACCCCTCGGACGCACCGCCGAAGAGGCGAAAGCGATGTTAGACATCGTTGAAAACACAGGGGTGTTTGGCGGCTACCTTGAAGACTTGGTGTATCCCCCGAAAACTCTGAAAGCATTGGAATCTGTCCAAAATGGCGCGCTCGGCAAAATTCTGTGGGTGCGTTCCCGCGAGACACATCCCGGGCCCCATAGCGATTGGTTCTGGGATTTGGAGCAAGCAGGCGGTGGGGCTATCGTTGATATGGGATGCCACTGCATCGAGATCATCCGAAACTTCGTTGGAAAAAACAACAAACCGCTTGAGGTAATGTGTTGGGCGGATACCCTTGTGCATCCGATTGATGCTGAGGATCACGGCATCGCACTCATCCGATTTGAAAGCGGAGCGATGGGACAGTTTGAAGTCGGGTGGGCGTTCCGAGGTGGGATGGATTTACGCGATGAAGTCTCTGGCAGTGAAGGGACTATCTGGCTCAACCACTGGCTCCGTACAGGGTATGAGATGTTCACGGCTGTCGGGCAAGGCGGTTATGTCGCTGAAAAAGCGGAGAGCGATACCGGTTGGCTTTTCCCTGTCGGTGATGAGGTCGCAGAACTCGGTTACCGCGATATGTTCCTCGATATGTTCAACGCAATCGACGAGGGGCGCGAACCGATGGAAACCTTCTATGATGGCTACGTCGTGAACGCTATCATTGATGCCTGCTATAAATCCGCGAAATCCAAGCAGTGGGAAGCCGTTGAAATCGAAGATTGGCGGGGCACCACGGAAACCACTGATGCACAAGCAGACCAATCAGATACTGATGAACGATATGCACATCTCAAAGACGAACGGATGCCGGATGGCAGAATGAAACGCATTTTCAGAGATCGCCAGACTGGAGAGATCATTGAACGGGTAGAGGATTAA
- a CDS encoding LamG domain-containing protein, translating to MTRILTTITLVLCFGASSFAAFEENTVLLYLFDEEVANEAIDLSEFENHGEVTDAEWTKDGKRGGALIFDGASSLIEVPHHDSLHAGSDEVTIEAWFKPAKFPNGYPSIARKGLVGDSGWGLDTPGGSVRGFIYNAPGDFAVAQGETIMKLDTWHHLAMVYNGREVRVYLDGELDGKVDRGGDMHRNQASVWIGARQNSHWLHGTLDELRILNIALTQKQIQKDMVEGVGLTVEVTGKLTTTWGRIKSEVRR from the coding sequence ATGACTCGAATTCTAACAACTATTACACTCGTACTCTGTTTTGGAGCAAGTAGTTTCGCAGCGTTTGAAGAAAATACGGTGTTGCTATATCTCTTTGATGAAGAAGTAGCCAATGAAGCGATAGACCTTTCAGAGTTTGAGAATCATGGAGAGGTCACCGATGCTGAATGGACAAAAGATGGAAAACGCGGTGGGGCGTTGATCTTTGATGGCGCAAGTAGCCTTATTGAAGTGCCACACCACGACAGTCTTCACGCCGGCAGTGATGAGGTGACAATTGAGGCGTGGTTTAAACCAGCGAAATTTCCGAATGGATATCCATCGATTGCGAGAAAGGGTCTCGTCGGTGACAGCGGCTGGGGACTTGACACACCCGGTGGAAGCGTCCGTGGCTTCATCTATAACGCACCCGGCGACTTCGCTGTCGCACAAGGTGAAACAATTATGAAGTTGGACACATGGCATCATCTCGCTATGGTCTACAACGGCAGAGAGGTTCGCGTCTATCTGGACGGTGAACTGGATGGGAAAGTCGACCGCGGAGGGGACATGCACCGAAATCAGGCTTCGGTCTGGATCGGCGCACGCCAGAACAGCCACTGGCTTCATGGAACACTTGATGAACTCCGTATTCTCAATATCGCACTCACGCAAAAACAGATTCAAAAGGACATGGTGGAAGGTGTCGGACTTACTGTGGAAGTTACAGGAAAACTCACAACAACGTGGGGACGGATTAAATCTGAAGTCCGCCGTTAG
- a CDS encoding LamG domain-containing protein encodes MTQMLTVFTLLLCFGLCCFAAFEEETVLLYLFDEETDDEATDLSEFENHGEITDAEWTEDGKIGGALVFDGASSLIEVPHHDSLLPGGDELTIEAWFKPASFPGGHPVIARKGSVAESGWGFDTPGGKIRGFVYTAPGAAAVANGTTPMEVDTWHHLAMVYDGKEIRIYLDGELDGEVAREGDINENEASVWIGKKANESIWLDGTLDELRILNVAISEEQIQADMEDGIAFAVEVTGKLTTTWGRIKSEIRR; translated from the coding sequence ATGACTCAAATGCTGACCGTCTTTACGCTTTTGCTTTGTTTTGGACTGTGTTGTTTCGCTGCGTTTGAAGAGGAAACTGTGTTGCTATACCTCTTTGACGAAGAGACTGACGATGAAGCGACAGATCTATCTGAGTTTGAAAATCATGGAGAGATTACTGATGCCGAGTGGACAGAGGATGGAAAGATTGGTGGTGCATTGGTCTTTGACGGTGCAAGCAGCTTGATTGAAGTACCGCATCACGACAGCCTCCTTCCGGGAGGCGATGAGTTGACAATAGAAGCATGGTTCAAACCCGCTTCTTTTCCGGGCGGGCATCCAGTGATCGCGAGAAAAGGTTCCGTTGCTGAAAGTGGTTGGGGATTTGATACACCGGGTGGAAAAATCCGCGGATTCGTCTATACCGCACCCGGTGCTGCTGCTGTTGCAAACGGGACGACACCGATGGAGGTGGACACGTGGCATCATCTCGCTATGGTCTATGATGGGAAAGAAATCCGTATCTATCTCGACGGTGAATTGGACGGAGAGGTCGCACGAGAAGGAGACATCAACGAAAACGAAGCCTCAGTCTGGATAGGCAAAAAAGCGAATGAAAGCATTTGGCTTGATGGCACGCTTGATGAACTCCGTATTCTCAATGTTGCAATCTCAGAAGAACAGATTCAGGCGGATATGGAGGATGGCATCGCGTTTGCGGTGGAAGTCACGGGGAAACTCACAACGACATGGGGACGGATTAAATCTGAAATCCGCCGTTAG
- a CDS encoding phytanoyl-CoA dioxygenase family protein produces MDTSWLEYCATDEQLKAFNDEGYLIVEDAISPEMVDALEVVADRLDAEERAKTGLAPHALMSKFRTVIEDDILLELLDNKKVFPLLWDILGWNIQLYISHLIMYPPESPDTQRIRKGAHWHQDGGRPVPEMERPHPRLSLKVSYWLTDVTDRDNGAMRIVPCSHKLDTRPPNGDNDPDGDPEGAIDLLVKRGTAVLFDRRMWHSRGWNFSDVTRKVLFMGYSYRWLRGLDYNLMPPEILEKCDPIRRQLLGDGVDIKGWWQPTDADVPLKTWIAEHRGEEYLR; encoded by the coding sequence ATGGACACAAGTTGGCTGGAATACTGTGCTACAGACGAACAACTCAAAGCGTTCAACGACGAGGGTTACCTCATTGTTGAGGACGCTATAAGCCCTGAGATGGTGGACGCATTGGAGGTAGTCGCGGATCGGCTTGATGCGGAGGAACGCGCCAAAACGGGGTTGGCACCGCACGCATTGATGTCAAAATTCCGCACCGTCATTGAGGACGACATATTGCTGGAACTGCTTGATAACAAAAAGGTTTTCCCGCTGCTCTGGGACATCCTCGGATGGAACATCCAACTTTACATCTCGCACCTCATCATGTATCCGCCAGAATCGCCTGATACACAGCGTATCCGCAAAGGCGCGCATTGGCATCAAGACGGCGGCAGACCTGTACCAGAGATGGAACGTCCACATCCCCGACTTTCGTTGAAAGTCAGTTACTGGCTGACCGACGTTACTGATCGTGACAACGGTGCGATGCGGATTGTTCCGTGTAGCCACAAACTCGACACCCGTCCACCAAACGGCGACAACGATCCGGATGGTGATCCTGAAGGCGCGATAGATCTGCTCGTCAAGCGTGGCACAGCGGTGCTCTTTGATCGACGGATGTGGCATTCACGCGGTTGGAATTTCTCGGATGTGACGCGGAAAGTTCTGTTTATGGGGTATAGTTATCGTTGGTTGCGTGGCTTGGATTACAACCTCATGCCACCAGAGATTCTTGAGAAATGCGACCCAATTCGTCGGCAACTCTTAGGTGATGGCGTGGACATCAAAGGCTGGTGGCAACCCACAGATGCAGATGTCCCGCTGAAGACATGGATCGCAGAGCATCGCGGAGAGGAATATCTGCGGTAG